From Plasmodium brasilianum strain Bolivian I chromosome 3, whole genome shotgun sequence, the proteins below share one genomic window:
- a CDS encoding cysteine repeat modular protein 2 produces MICFADVQHQRNYPLSISINIPNAKNNNVIANTTTKLAKEQNLPFIKRAYDSPHVEQHETVKLKNVNYKNIVKNIFRSKKKIIKKRSINFVSLNVPKTLELKFNDPISLISNIYSKEKTKFLSSCYEDNKVKKVDNCDRFTLSEQICDAPIEFNPSNNFSIKEENELSPKCLVDNKAEYRMKSNHHIVLESGELFDLKIKNENSFLRTSVIITKDICINKVKLVSPYFLFKKSFNTFGSPILYRGEIIGSTFKNIKVQDVNVEGLFNVCSCYVDYTYYYYNKCSRANSHYTTVSTIRVIQKQKNEIHILTGNELDVNLEKYVTPFPIKKAFIIKNIKGYTCNNIHNKSFNEIQQDFYNNEKKLHLYNVFMYETDSKTFKENIIFQKPGTYLLCYSSSDNGTGYSALLSTISVNGYDMSKIHYLYLDLYSSKLALGHSVILYRYNLNESLDEIYFKKKQVDSCSGEHVIYSNKISNIPRDKNADIYLDTIYISDIYLNEYDGILEICSKKKDKYSLIGYAMAKPYILHNQSDVNHLLDFDLAPDDIRTYVMQKESYFFIFFPELLEIFRTHNINDIYISFLCYSSRNEIILTYNFDKNMTPSFFTYFKISSPSSSILHVTKDEAKLYVLKKNIQTLYLYDITPEKVNNKRTIMKNNLNEPYVEHILSYYLDYADVIKCENCLSPIMMEPIYDENKNLKYIFLMTSHPYNKFLIVDLNFEIIYMHNSNVVKNAILTIRGLIFTLDVLKDSSLLINDISCGVLKNEFLDCFLIDQLNNTVIAIEYIKNQNALILIDTFQAENKNDENDENIKPYDFVYGHSNIYLQKPQNVLVYPYGESYVIFINEGDSNEINLLLYDKSKPNSNFTYITKINNTYMDHGKIERMYKFYDCKELINRNMLLIVKYYEGDVQFIYVPIRSMSNKLQLNYNYPSVIQDNQEEYVLKVKSHEIKKMNLLHNFQIDVHNVDKSQHVTIDKHDGTVKIKLSEFVGDPVNFTTKRYGAFTELSININFTVICADGMKVLNGKCVPCSLGSYNNIGEYIKHKNMYECTMCQNNSTTKNEASVSITQCLCLPGYELNNNDECVPCKRGTWKTDISNIPCIFHCYPNSYSTIQGSRSEEESECRCKEGYYFVSKDSTNVCEQCDVGHFCPGGYKANKIKCPENTTNIVQQKFSIKSCKCDAGFETFDSSNINNYNFKNNPIFDNYKDFIQVIESSQVCVPCKKGFYKNTVSAEKCKSCSAHVSTDAIKSTSISDCNKCDKGYYLHKQDSCLLCPNNHYCPGSGIVDPKYAIYENEKVPCNDKSLTEHPNELNVSQLSCLCKKGFEFVRTEDNEFDCSEVPKNYYKSKLSNTQKNACPVNSITLHTQTKSKEKCICMAGFYWDITEYKCIKCPKGYYCPGGNLENCFKVRALHLCKPQKTKCPIKNSTTQTEESFSESSCLCDKGYTINKEALGECVQCPVNTYKDVISNAECTMCLTPYTTEGQLGSTKEEDCTCSGGYYFFNHCLPCSDKNTYCKGGKMIVNNKSKTFHYAPSKCPPNTVVSFEAERPYNQSFCVCKKGYKHVYTANDFTKICAPCERGFFKTIIGDFTCESKCKPNSTSFPGTMHDTHCFCLENYYFKNGICLNCPDGAYCEGGFEEESILSMKKNENYLDSSKIKHIMPVPKENYALYKLKTNVYNADWFIVECPIKEACLYNEKCHESMTNFLCGECKKGYTNNFSKLNLCIKCSGNLMNILHMIFVNIFVLLFTVIMAYLNVFTGANRKSVHSIVIKIAVNYFSCMKIFYIMGTSEIYFPLNFSSHINYIIESVKRLLKAKKNYGLYCILTSYFNLSHSDAYFYGMVYYAFKPIILAIILTILMFLVVQIYKFKVKNETKIKLNVIGKIKELGHNQLYEEIMHELPSERALVLFRYIPIPGDSKFKRIRNFLEDMIPMYVTLLFFIHTKTTYSMLTLLDCKAIYYNDKFVEQYMSYVPSVKCDLSKSYAKFFILGITGTVVWGIGIPLMSYLVLYKNRKHLHSESILFKYGFLNNGFNFQFWYWESIVFLRKILVLLISSVPVFKTARIFGTTMWLFIIISSLFLTLQMILQPFDSRNYHILNKLETYSMVAWTITLMIFVFLTVSNATATTNFYVLLFLLFFNFIFIAKVLVSLCHSYIENLRHIKKMIKFPYLRKLFDKMSKIAEEKYYKEPIVSFNTHNNSIQFTRKYRSLLFRNHVLTNEEKNYFLHVLSNFIYFGVLNLNFTVFHSYFMEFMLRLSIIDNTVLHKKGKSGVLKLIAKDPKNIDEWIKIKECELNKRTFFERHKKILNLFTKKFFIIQSNIKRIIYKGDKHTIISDYEVLINVLKYDEDFITDFKFLYDEEAVRSGLILSDLQLSFTKFKMKDKKLIMQLFSLFVAKKNIVQFERDVQLKNKIEQLQSLYEILIKASEKKKLTFRKNVEDAILGDPYDYRTLENELSILNDRINNLIDNYQRLKDINYYEDEHNSNDKTVLNNDSELFDTNLIELSFKEINNDTHIMGNDLERDEKRNKENTENDDKTEYKEFSEKIEKDLCTQKAMENTKNNDEEKENQKEG; encoded by the exons ATGATTTGTTTTGCTGACGTGCAACATCAAAGAAATTATCCTCTTAGTATTAGTATTAATATTCCTAATGCCAAAAAT AACAATGTAATAGCTAACACCACGACCAAACTCgcaaaagaacaaaatttaCCTTTTATTAAGAGGG cttACGATAGTCCGCACGTTGAACAACATGAAACtgtaaaactaaaaaatgtgaattacaaaaacatagttaaaaatatattcagatcaaagaaaaaaataataaagaaaagaagtattaattttgtttctcTTAATGTACCGAAAACTTTGGAACTAAAATTTAACGACCCAATAAGTCTCATAAGCAATATTTATTcgaaagaaaaaacaaaat TTTTATCTAGCTGTTATGAAGATAATAAGGTGAAAAAAGTAGACAACTGTGATAGATTTACACTTTCAGAACAAATATGTGATGCTCCTATAGAATTCAACCccagtaataatttttctatcaAGGAGGAAAATGAACTATCTCCAAAATGTTTAGTGGACAACAAAGCCGAATATCGCatgaaaa GTAACCACCACATTGTCCTCGAATCCGGCGAACTTTTTgacttaaaaattaaaaacgaaaattcttttttgcGTACATCCGTAATTATCACAAAagatatatgcataaacaaagtaaaattagtaagtccttattttctatttaaaaaatctttTAACACATTTGGTTCCCCTATATTATATAGAGGAGAAATAATTGGTtctacatttaaaaatattaaagtaCAAGATGTGAACGTTGAAGGGTTATTTAATGTGTGCTCTTGCTACGTAGactatacatattattattataataaatgctCAAGAGCTAACAGTCATTATACTACCGTTTCAACTATTCGGGTTATACAAAAACAGAAGAACGAAATACATATACTAACTGGAAACGAACTTGATGTTAACTTGGAAAAATACGTAACACCATTCCCTATTAAAAAAgcctttattattaaaaatataaaaggctatacttgtaataatattcataataaatcttttaatgaaatacaacaagatttttataataatgaaaaaaaactGCACCTATATAACGTTTTTATGTACGAAACGGATAGTAAAacatttaaagaaaatatcaTTTTCCAAAAACCGGGAACGTACCTATTATGTTACTCGTCAAGTGACAATGGAACTGGATATTCGGCTCTTCTCTCTACAATTTCTGTAAATG GCTATGACATGAGCaaaattcattatttatatctcGATTTGTATTCAAGTAAATTGGCCTTGGGACATTCGGTTATTTTATATCGATACAATTTAAATGAATCATTAGACgaaatttatttcaaaaagaaACAAGTAGATTCATGTTCAGGTGAACACGtaatttattcaaataaaatatcaaatATTCCCAGAGACAAAAATGCAGATATATATCTGGacaccatatatatatcagatatatatttgaacGAGTATGATGGGATATTAGAAAtatgttcaaaaaaaaaggacaaatATAGCTTAATCGGATATGCTATGGCAAAaccatatattttacataatcaAAGCGATGTTAACCATCTATTAGATTTCGATCTTGCTCCTGATGATATTAGAACCTATGTTATGCAAAAAGAatcatatttctttatattttttcctgaattattagaaatttttcgtacacataatataaatgatatatatatatcatttttatgcTATTCATCCAGAAacgaaataattttaacctataattttgataaaaatatgacaCCATCCTTCTTTacctattttaaaatatctaGTCCATCTAGTTCTATATTACATGTTACAAAAGATGAAGCcaaattatatgttttaaaaaaaaatatccagaccttatatttatatgatataacaccagaaaaagtaaacaataaaagaacaattatgaaaaataaccTGAATGAACCCTATGTTGAACATATATTATCGTACTATTTAGATTATGCTGATGTTATAAAATGTGAAAACTGTTTATCTCCCATTATGATGGAACCaatatatgatgaaaataaaaacctaaaatatattttcttaatgaCATCACAtccatataataaattcCTCATTGTTGacttaaattttgaaatCATCTACATGCATAATTCTAATGTTGTAAAAAATGCTATATTAACTATTCGTGGGTTAATTTTTACCTTAGATGTATTAAAAGATTCTTCACTTCTTATCAATGATATTTCTTGTggagttttaaaaaatgaatttttagattgttttttaattgatCAACTCAATAACACAGTAATAGCCATTGAGTATATTAAAAACCAAAACGCATTAATTCTTATAGACACTTTTCAAgcagaaaacaaaaatgacgAAAACGACGAAAACATCAAACCTTATGATTTCGTATATGGTCATTCAAACATTTATCTACAAAAACCCCAAAATGTTCTAGTCTATCCGTACGGTGAAtcttatgttatttttataaacgaG GGAGATTCTAACGAAATAAACTTACTGCTCTACGACAAGAGTAAACCCAACAGCAACTTTACCTACATTactaaaataaacaatacaTACATGGATCATGGAAAGATAGAAAGAATGTATAAATTCTATGATTGTaaagaattaattaataggaatatgttattaattgtaaaataCTATGAGGGAGATGTGCAATTCATTTATGTCCCTATAAGAAGCATGTCGAATAAGCTTCAGTTAAATTACAATTATCCATCTGTTATACAAGATAATCAGGAGGAATATGTACTGAAAGTAAAATcacatgaaataaaaaaaatgaatctacttcataattttcaaattgATGTTCACAATGTTGATAAATCACAGCATGTTACAATAGACAAACATGACGGGActgttaaaattaaattatcaGAATTTGTTGGAGATCCTGTTAATTTTACTACTAAACGCTATGGAGCTTTTACCGAATTAAGCATAAACATAAACTTTACTGTAATTTGTGCTGATGGAATGAAAGTACTAAATGGAAAGTGTGTTCCTTGCTCATTAGGATCATACAACAATATTGgagaatatattaaacataaaaatatgtatgaatgtacAATGTGTCAAAACAATTCTACTACTAAAAATGAAGCATCCGTTTCAATAACTCAATGTTTATGTTTACCAGGatatgaattaaataataatgatgaatgTGTTCCATGCAAAAGAGGGACATGGAAAACAGATATTTCTAATATTCCTtgtatttttcattgttaTCCTAATTCATACAGTACAATTCAGGGTAGTCGTAGTGAAGAAGAAAGTGAATGCAGATGTAAGGAGGGGTATTATTTTGTCTCTAAAGATTCTACAAATGTGTGTGAACAGTGTGACGTAGGCCACTTTTGTCCTGGAGGATATAAagctaataaaataaaatgtccAGAAAATACTACTAATATAGTACAACAGaaattttctataaaaagCTGTAAATGTGACGCAGGTTTTGAAACTTTTGATTCTtcaaacataaataattacaattttaagaataatcCTATTTTCGATAACTACAAAGATTTCATACAAGTTATAGAAAGTTCACAAGTGTGTGTACCATGCAAAAAAggattttataaaaatacggTTTCAGCAGAAAAATGCAAAAGCTGTTCTGCACACGTGAGCACTGATGCTATAAAATCCACTTCTATATCTGATTGTAACAAATGTGATAAAGGATACTATTTGCATAAACAAGATTCTTGCTTATTGTGTCCAAATAATCACTATTGCCCTGGTTCTGGTATAGTGGACCCAAAATATGcaatttatgaaaatgagAAAGTTCCCTGCAATGATAAAAGTTTGACAGAACATCcaaatgaattaaatgtaTCACAGTTAAGTTGTCTGTGTAAAAAAGGATTTGAATTTGTAAGAACAGAGGATAATGAATTCGACTGCTCGGAAGTAcctaaaaattattataagtCAAAATTGAGCAATACACAAAAGAATGCTTGCCCAGTAAACAGTATTACGCTACATACACAAACCAAAAGcaaagaaaaatgtatatgcatgGCAGGATTTTACTGGGATATTACtgaatataaatgtattaaatgTCCTAAAGGGTATTATTGTCCTGGTGGAAATTTAGAAAACTGTTTTAAAGTAAGGGCTTTACATTTATGTAAGCctcaaaaaacaaaatgtcCCATAAAGAACTCTACAACACAAACTGAGGAATCATTCAGTGAATCAAGCTGTTTGTGTGATAAAGGTTACACtataaataaagaagcaTTAGGTGAATGTGTTCAGTGTCCAGTTAATACATACAAAGATGTTATATCAAATGCGGAATGTACTATGTGCTTAACACCATATACGACAGAAGGACAATTAGGAAGTACAAAGGAAGAAGATTGTACATGCTCAGGtggttattatttttttaatcattgCTTACCATGCAGTGATAAAAATACTTATTGTAAAGGTGGGAAAATgattgtaaataataaaagtaaaacttTTCACTATGCTCCATCAAAGTGCCCACCAAATACTGTTGTGTCGTTTGAGGCAGAACGACCATATAATCAAAGTTTCTGTGTTtgtaaaaaaggatataagCACGTCTATACTGCAAAtgattttacaaaaatatgtgCACCATGTGAACGCGGTTTTTTTAAGACAATAATTGGTGATTTTACTTGTGAATCAAAATGTAAACCAAATTCAACTAGTTTTCCTGGAACAATGCATGACACACATTGCTTTTGcttagaaaattattatttcaaaaatggTATTTGCTTAAACTGTCCTGATGGAGCATATTGCGAAGGTGGGTTTGAAGAAGAAAGCATATTaagtatgaaaaaaaacgaaaattatttagactcttcaaaaattaaacatataatgCCTGTTCCCAAAGAAAATTATGCACTATATAAACTAAAGACAAATGTATACAATGCTGATTGGTTTATAGTAGAATGTCCAATTAAAGAagcatgtttatataatgaaaaatgtcATGAATCTATGACGAACTTTCTATGTGGGGAGTGTAAAAAAGGATACACAAATAACTTTTCTAAATTAAACTTATGTATAAAATGCAGTGGAAATTTAATGAACATTCTGCACATGATTTtcgttaatatttttgtactaTTATTTACAGTTATTATGGCATATTTAAATGTCTTTACAGGGGCTAACAGAAAATCTGTCCATTctattgttattaaaatTGCGGTGAATTATTTCTCTtgtatgaaaattttttatattatgggAACAAGCGAAATATATTTCCCTCTTAATTTTTCATCTCATATTAACTACATAATTGAGAGTGTTAAAAGATTgttaaaagcaaaaaaaaattatggcttatattgtatattaaCAAGTTATTTCAATTTATCACATTCAGATGCTTATTTCTATGGAATGGTTTATTATGCCTTTAAACCCATTATACTTGCTATAATACTAACAATTTTAATGTTCCTTGTTGTACAAATTTATAAGTTTAAAGTTAAgaatgaaacaaaaataaaattaaatgtaataggtaaaattaaagaattagGACATAATCAATTGTATGAAGAAATAATGCACGAATTACCATCTGAAAGAGCCTTAGTGTTATTCAGATATATTCCAATACCTGGAGATTCAAAgtttaaaagaataagaaATTTTCTTGAGGACATGATTCCTATGTATGtcacattattattttttattcatacaaAAACCACTTATTCTATGTTAACGTTGTTAGACTGTAAGGCAATTTACTACAATGATAAATTTGTAGAGCAATATATGAGTTACGTACCTAGTGTAAAGTGTGATTTATCTAAAAGTtatgcaaaattttttatattaggtATTACAGGGACAGTAGTATGGGGAATTGGAATTCCATTGATGTCTTATTTAGtgctatataaaaatagaaaacatTTACATTCTGAAAGTATATTGTTTAAATATGGATTCTTAAATAATGGttttaattttcaattttggTATTGGGAATCaattgtatttttaagaaaaattttagttttattaatatcatcTGTTCCTGTATTTAAAACAGCTAGAATATTTGGTACCACTATGTGGttgtttattataatttcatcTCTTTTTCTTACATTGCAGATGATACTTCAGCCATTTGACTCAAgaaattatcatattttaaataaattagaaaCTTATAGTATGGTTGCTTGGACCATTACTCTAATGATATTTGTGTTTTTAACTGTGTCTAATGCTACTGCCActacaaatttttatgttttgttatttttgttatttttcaattttatatttattgctAAAGTTTTGGTGTCTCTGTGTCATTCATATATCGAAAATTTAAggcacataaaaaaaatgattaaattCCCATATTTACGAAAATTATTTGATAAAATGTCAAAAATTGccgaagaaaaatattataaagagCCTATAGTTTCTTTTAATACTCATAACAATTCTATTCAATTTACAAGAAAATATAGATCTCTTTTATTCAGGAATCATGTGTTGACAaacgaagaaaaaaattattttcttcatgttttatcaaattttatatactttgGTGTGTTGAATTTAAACTTTACCGTTTTTCATTCCTATTTTATGGAATTTATGTTAAGATTATCGATAATTGATAATACAGTTCttcataaaaaaggaaaaagtggagttttaaaattaatagcTAAAGAtccaaaaaatatagatgaaTGGATAAAAATTAAGGAATGTGAATTAAACAAAAGAACATTTTTCGAgagacataaaaaaatattgaatttatttacaaaaaaattctttattattcaAAGTAACAtcaaaagaattatatataaagggGATAAACATACTATAATTTCTGATTATGAAGTGCTGATTAATGTTCTAAAATATGACGAAGATTTTATAACTgactttaaatttttatatgatgaAGAAGCTGTAAGATCAGGATTAATTCTGTCCGACTTACAGTTGtcatttacaaaatttaaaatgaaagataagaaattaattatgcagttattttcattgtttgttgctaaaaaaaatattgtgcAATTTGAACGAGATGTTcaacttaaaaataaaattgagcAGCTTCAATCTTTATATGAAATACTTATAAAGgcaagtgaaaaaaaaaaacttacatttagaaaaaatgttGAAGATGCAATTCTAGGCGATCCATATGATTATAGGACATTAGAAAATGAATTATCAATTTTAAATgatagaataaataatttaattgatAATTATCAAAGATTAAAAGacattaattattatgaagATGAACATAATTCTAATGATAAAACAGTTTTGAATAATGATTCAGAACTTTTCGATACAAATTTAATAGAGCTAagttttaaagaaataaataatgatacaCATATAATGGGAAATGATTTAGAAAGGGatgaaaaacgaaataaagaaaatacagaaaatgatgataaaacagaatataaagaatttaGTGAAAAGATAGAAAAAGATCTTTGTACGCAAAAAGCTAtggaaaatacaaaaaataatgatgaagaaaaggaaaatcaAAAAGAAGGTTAA
- a CDS encoding prefoldin subunit 3 has protein sequence MSFDDLTDNSRSVRNIPGAKFIEHVTEFLQNKNEETVLRLAKELLLKYKFMEHTFVTRQMNTEKKIPELRDALKVVNALYKRKEMKENKNLELYFPLEESLYAKGVIEKTENILLWLGANVMVEFSFKEALDLLNHHLDRAVSLYDEMDKELIWLHEQISTTEINISRIHNYVEMKKNDKEKEAITNKS, from the exons atgtcATTTGATGATTTAACTGACAACTCAAGGTCTGTAAGGAACATTCCTGGAGCAAAATTTATA GAACACGTAACagaatttttacaaaacaaaaatgaggAAACTGTTCTTCGATTGGCAAAAGAACTATTACT gAAGTATAAATTTATGGAGCATACTTTTGTAACAAGACAGATGaatactgaaaaaaaaatacccgAATTAAGAGATGCCTTAAAAGTTGTAAACGCTCTTTATAAAAGAAAG GAAATgaaggaaaacaaaaatttggAATTGTACTTCCCCCTGGAAGAATCCCTATATGCCAAGGGAGTGAttgaaaaaacagaaaacaTTTTGCTTTGGCTAGGG GCCAATGTAATGGttgaattttcttttaaagaAGCTTTGGATCTTTTGAATCATCACTTGGACAGAGCAGTTAGTCTGTATGACGAAATg gACAAGGAACTTATATGGTTACACGAACAAATATCAACTACagaaattaatatatcaagaattcataattatgtagagatgaaaaaaaatgacaaagaaaaagaagctattacaaataaaagcTAA